The Carassius gibelio isolate Cgi1373 ecotype wild population from Czech Republic chromosome A8, carGib1.2-hapl.c, whole genome shotgun sequence genome contains the following window.
AGATAACATTTTTAATGCAGTAAGGCTATTATAGTTCATTAAAatgcaaaactgaaataaaaatgagaagCTAAAGTGCAACTAGCtggaatacaatatatatatatatatatatatatatatatatatatatatatatatatatatatatattttttttttttttttttttttttgcaggaacacacataaatattaaatattactagtAATATTTAAGTGAAAATCTTAGTAATATTAGATATTTGAGTGTGATTTGTGCTTGGTCAGTGACCCGTGTCGAGGTGTTAGTATTAGGTGTAAGTATTAGGACCTCAGGATGGTCTCACTGTATAACTGAGGGGCTGATCGGTGTCATTGGAGGAGTCCTGGTCCCGGAGTCTGTGTCGAGGGGAGGTTCTCTTCAGAGAGGCCGTGGCACTATTGCTGTTCAGGGGCTTGAGTCGAACAGGCCTCTGCATCTTCCCTGGAGCCGTGTTTGGCCTGGAGGAACTCGGCTACAGCAGTAAGAGAATAACTCACTTaccaaattttaaatataatgaatatgcaTGCTTAAGACATGTCCTACTGATGTTACACTTGTGCATTATCGGAAAAGAGTTATATATAAACTATCTTTCATTGTATTGTTATttgttgtgtaataaatgtaaatctcCAGTAAATAAAAGTATTGTTGAAATAAATTACTAATCATTAAATTGAGAAATTCCAAttgcatttattatacaatattaaagtcaagtcaaatcatctttaaaaaaagtcaaaactacTTACATTTTTAAGGAGATTTTAAAAAAGATATAGAGTAACCAAAGCAAACAATAAATCTCATGTGTCATCAATTTGCTGGAGCAGTAACTCTCCAGGCACCGTCAACAGGCAAACATCCATGATTGGAACAACCATAACACTTCATATCACCTTCTGCTAAACATGTCAGAGCCTGATGAGCAAACAATGATCTGAGACTGCGATTTAGCAACCATTAAGACTAGCTGGGTAACTATCTAGAATAAACACAAGCAGATGAAATTCATGACCTTTTTTGAATTGACAGCAcatcattaggaaaacagtcatTTATAATACAGCACTGAAGGACATTTATTACGGAGGAGGTACCTACTAattgtaatgtacagtatgtaaactGAAAGGAAATGGTTAGATCATAAAGCGATTTTACCCATTATACACTCACAGATTCTGTTGACTCAGAATGCTCTCCCTCCGGCCCAGAATGCCGTGCATGTGAGACCTTTGGCCTTGTGGGTGGCCGAGGTGACAGCATTAGCATTGGTTCGTCTTCATATCTCTTGGTCCGCTCAGCCTAACATAAAAAGCAAAACGTTTAatcaaaaaattacatttattatcatGTCAACAAGGCCCGTTTGAGTCTGAAAGGAGTTCTGTAAAAATGGCAAACCTTCATTTTGTGGATTCGTTCCCTCCGTGCAAATTCCTCAAGTTTTCTCTTGATCTCAGTGTGATGAAGGCGCTGAATAAACAGTGGAAAAGTAAAATatctcatttttttaatattacttttgttaccttaaatatattacacaaattacatatatatatgatatgtatgtatatgaaaaatataaaacattgcatagattatatatattaggggtgggaaGGTTCACTGAAAAACATTGCGCTGGGACTGCGGTTCAATCTGACAGAGCATCtgtaatacaggtgcatctcagtaaattagagtgtcatggaaaagttaatttcagaaATTCAACTAAAATTCTGAAActtatattctgaaatatattcaatgaacacagactgaagtacttgaagtatttggttcttttaattgtgatgattttggctcacgtttaacaaaaacccaccaatttgtTCAACAaattatctcaacaaattagaaaacttcatgagaccaataaaaaaaataaaaaaatttatagtgaattgatggccttctggaaagtatgttcatttactgtacatgtactcaatacttggtaggggctccttttgctttaattactgcctcaattaaTCGTGGCATATAtgttgatcagtttgtggcactgctgaggtggtagggaagtccaggtttctttgactgtggccttcagctcatctgcactttttggtctcttgttttttattttcctcttgacaCTAAGAGAAtcgatggggttcaggtctggtaagATTGCTGCCCAGTCGAGCACACCAacacagcctcagtccattccttgtgaagttcactcaaattattgaatcaattttgcttgacaatcctcataaggctgcggttctctcagttggttgtgcatcttattctttcacactttttccttccactcaactttctgttaacatgcttggatacagcactctgtgaacagccagcttctttggtaatgaatgtttgtggcttacactccttgtgaagggtgtcaatgattgtcttctggacaactgtcagatcagcagtcttccccatgattgtgtagcctagtgaaccaaactgagagaccattttgaagtctccggaaacctttgcaggtgtttcgagttgattagctgactggcataacaccatattctaatttgttgagatcgtgaattggggggtttttgttaaatgagagccaaaatcattacaattagcaggaccaaagacttaaactacttcagacttgtgtgcaatgaatttatttaatacacaagtttaggTTAGATTTACAAAACGTTAGATTACTGATTGATTTAAACTAATTGTGATTATTTAAAGTTGTTATACATACTGCCTTTTATACTGTAAAGATCTGATTATGTGAGCAGAATATCTCATATCAGTGCGTTACTTTTTGACACTACAGTCTAGGATAATAGAGCTTCTACTAAAGCACATGTGTACTGTATAATGCTCTCACCTCCATGTCTAAGACCTTGTGAAAAATGGCCTGAGCTAGACACTCCCTCACATGTTTCTGATGCGCTCGCTGGATCAGCTTGTGCTTGTACTCCTTATCTGGAACAATCCGGCCGCTCCGAGTGATCTGAAGCACATGCACCTGCATTTAATGAACGATGCGTCTGATCTTGTATGACATAAAGTGTCTTTCCTTTTATCTTTAAACAAGTTATCTTAAGTGATATTTATGAGAATGCTAATTACATTCTATAACTTTTGATATAGCATTCATTGAGATTAACGTATGTTAGTTTGTCAATACTGAAACTTTTTAGAATGATCTAAACTCATAAGATCATTTTACAATCTAAAATGTGCACATACCAACCCAACTTTCTTTAGATGTCTTCGTATTCTTGCATTGTTGAAGTATCCAGTCAGGTGTTTGTCAGCTAAGCTATTGTAAGCTGAAATAAGACTACATGGACACAAATATTATCAACACTGTATTCCTAAACATTGATAATATCAATATGTTACACTGTTTGAAAAATCTGTCAGTATCTGTAATCCCGGTAGAAACCGGCCTGCTGTCAGGcacattaaaacattcatatatCTCATCCCAGGATTTATAATGTAAAGATGGGCAGAACAAGCTGATGGAATGATTCAGTGATCCTCAAGGCCACCAGTGCCAAGGATTTCAGCTTGAGGTGAACACTCTACATCTGTGTCAAGTGTAGTCTTGGAAAAGCTCGACTGTTTGTCTGCCTGGCTTTTTCCGATACAGATTTGATTTCCCTCAGCATTTGTAAAGAAGACAACACAACCTGTACACCAATCCTCAGGCCAAGTAGATACCATTACCGGTGTCTGGTTTCTATTAGAATTGAGTGTGAATGGATAGCACACTTAACCCACGGCCCCCCTTTGAATTCATGTCTCTCTCTAAAATTGTTCAAAAATAAAACCGCACATCTGTTTAAAACAGTCCAAACATACAGATGAATTCTAATTACacttaaatataattcatttttgtCTTAATTATCAATTCAGAGTCagacatatatttaatatgtaatataagcatggtcaacaaataaacaacattcCCTTTAAGTCATGCCTGAACAATATACTGTAGCTTGTCCATTAAGGAGTGGTTAATCTCTTCTGTTGTTTCATCTCCACAGTAACAAGAGCTTTTGGTCATATAGTGTAATGTcatataaataaagctgaaaaatatataattactatgcatgttgttattaataaaattatgtatAATGCAGCTAGCAGTCTAACACAGGACAATAGTTAGAGAGCATTTTACAGTTCATTTCAGTCAACACTGCAACTTGGTCTAGCTCAGTTACTCACCCTTGGTTCAGATGACTCATTTTGTCGCTGCGCAGTGATCTTTGATATGAATCAAGCAATCAAGCAATAACAGGAGAGCTTTCTTTAATCCAGAGGACATTAATACTTAGAGTGCATCTGTCTGCCCGGCTCTGAACACTCAACACCTTTGCTCGCGCGGAACTGATGACAGCcagtgttgccatggtgaatcacGTGACTATACCCTTAAAGAATCCGCATTCTTTGTGCTTTATTTAAAAGCTGCATTATAGCTCATATTAGTAAGTCTTAAAGTCAAATTTTTACATATacgtgatgtaaaaaaaaaaaaaaaaaaaaaaaaaaacaggacttatttaaatggaaaagttgaaaaagtgaaaaaataatgTAAAGTATTGTCTAACATATAATTTTTGCCAAATGTTATGGTTGTGAAGATTTATAAGGCCCAAAAATGAATTCGGTTTATTTCGTGAAGATTATTGTAGGTCAGGTTAAACTAAGCCATAAAGCTGTACATTAACGCCCTCTAGTGTTTTCACTGGGGATTGTGTCCTAAAGGTGATGAAGgaatcatttttttgttgttgtttttgttttgaaggaaCTTAAAAATAAAGTACAGTATCTTGAGAAAAGATTAAGTAAATTAAGCTTTGAGCTTTTTCATGTGTTCCTTTTATTCATGTGTTCTTTTTATTTGCATGTTCTTTCTTATGTTCGTTTTTCGACTTGATTacacaaatacaatttaaactgaactgagctggatgataaACTGCCTGCTTGCATTAATGACacactattataatatttaatgctgttcagttgtttTGGTCACAATTGTATTGTTGTAATGTTTCCTTGTGGGGATATTTTTGATCCCCATATTTATAGATATAACCTTATaaatagtttgtacagtataaaaaccattacccGCTTATGTCCCCATAAGATCTGGAAACCCAACACGTGTACTCGTCTATCCCACATTAGGGGATATTCCACAAGGACAGTATGTCCCAACAAGAACGgtaaaagctgattttttttgacATTGTGGAGACTAGATTGAGGTccacaagggggaaaaaaatataaaaaataccaattgatgtttatctgaaagtttaacaatgcaaaacaaaattctgttagggtttagggttgggttaggAGAGAGAAAATATTATTtggtctgtttgtttgtgtgtgtctttatttTGACTATACTTGTGAGGACCAAATTTCATCACTTGTGAAATACTTTGACAacccatgaggccatttgactgCTCCAGTCCTCACTAATTAAAAAGGCTTATAAATTTGCCAAAACAAACGCTATGTCCTCACTTTGcgaaacatatgtgtgtgtgatgcaaCAGTGGGATTGTTGTGGTGTTTGGTTGTGCTGTGGGTGGCAGCAAGTGCAATCAGTGTAAAACTGAACATTTGTGCTGTGATTGTAGAGACCATCATTCCCCTGATTAGggcatttttacaaagctctctGATTGGCCACACAGAGATCACAGCAGTCCTAAAGTGACCACAACACCCTTGACTCAAACATACGGTCTAAAGAAGGCCTCATCGGCACGAACAACGGGTATTTCCACTGGCACACTTTGTTCATAATATTAGTTAAACAATACTAACAAATAATACTAgttaaacaaatatgtaaaaaacaaaaatcataacAAACAGATAATCCTTAGCTAGTcctacaaaattaaataaataaatcaatattgatgataataataaaaagatgctTACTACTAATACTACTGTTGTTATCTTAAAGCATTAACATAAAGAACATTCAAACAAAAGTTCGTCCTCTGTCCTATAAACTGAGTAGGTTTTGTGGCATGTAATTCAGAGGTTTTGACTGGCGTGCGTAATTATAGTGGGGCTACAATGGTCtttcgtgtattcagagttgttcacagtgttaaagagatggattctcatgctaaacatggccaaagtaaaataaataaataaataaataaataacttggaCGAATGACAGAACTTCtgtgctgaaaatcttacttccgggatGGTACaagttttggctttttttttttttttaatcgtggatctaatgagtagacgatggtggaactccttatatgagcatttctctctgAAAAGCGCGCACAcgttgaccagaggagagcgagccCGCGCACATCAACGAGCTTCATCGGGAAATCGTCGGCAGctctgcataggatttgttcgcGGTCACAGATGTCCAACTTCAGGTTGAGGTAACATTaattcttaaattattattatttttaattaaacataagaaaaacagtATTGTTAATAATATGTCAAAGTGAACACTTGTTGCACTGAAGCAACTTGGGTTGCTTATCCATAcggtttaaaaataaacattttaaaatgcatcaaaaatgATACATCAGTCTTTTGAGGAACGTTTCTTCGTACATCTCTCAGTCATAGTTGAATTGCATTACATTATATGTTTTGCCCCCATAAAAACTGATTAAATACCATTTTACTAAGACATGATTGTGAGATATAGAGTGACTGATATTTTTGTGTTATATGTAAGTCCACTAAAAATATTTCACTGATTTTAATTACAAGTTATCAGTATGTCTTAATTTTGGGCCATACACATATCAGCAACTTAATTAACTGCATATTTTTTACTTAGCTTGGGGCCTctgaataaaatctttttttattataatttttctttttattatgtgCTCCATATTCTGTATATCATACTATATCAGACATAAAAGACTAATTTATTAATGATACTCCACAACAAACCCTACCTTTTGTAGTGAGGAAAACAGTTCTGATAGAGCCATTTGTCCCACAAATCAACACATCGACCAATCAGCAGCAGCTAAACAATTTATAATTCAGTTGTACATGTGGTACCAGTGGTCATAACTTCATTTAAGATacctaaatgtattaatttatgtttccatttattatgtgttttgttCCCATCCCATGTggtttaactaaaaataaattacttctTGTCACGCatcaataagaaatattttatttccgAATTTATCCTTGCATGCACTTAGATTACATCATAGTGTTATTAAGCTTTGCAAAatagcacaatatatgtttacaaaaataatacaaatgtttacCACACTGTTACATGGCGATGTTTAGACCGGTAAACTCAAAATACAATTTAGATGAATTATGAATACTGAATAACAATCCAGCACATGCACTCACTGTATCAAGGTTCACATTCAAGTGTTCTTAacataaaacaacacaaaaatggaaATACACTCTTAATACgtaataaaagaaaaagtaaataataaaggcacatatttataaaaataattacaacaacaaacaaatacttcaaattgATGCCAATGACATAACCATCAAAATACGAATAGAAATTAGTTCAGATAAAATAACTACCACTACTCTGTACACATATTCATATCAAGGTGTTATTAAGATAAATTCAAGTCCATCCTTGGCAAAAATGAAGTGTGAATGGACACAAAGAAATCAAACTCTGAAGGAGTGCTAGAGAGCAACTGGCCTGATGAGAAATGCAGTTGGATGGATGAATAAGAGCAGTAATGAAAGAATAAATAGAGTTATAAGCTCTGCACAACAGAAAATGGTTCATATCAACATGCAGTTGAAGTTAAAAGAGCTGTCAAGCTGAAGTGCAATTACAAACAGCAACTTAGAAAAGTTGAGACAAATTCATTTAGTGAAAAACGAATAAATGTTACCGGTCATGTTCTCAATATGAGAGAAGTGGCAGTTTCACCCCAAATGGGTGCTAACAGAATGCAATGGTCATATAAAAGACaagaatcagtaaaaaaaaaaaaaaaaagactaaaatctATAAAAAGCCATACAAAAGTAAGACATTTCCACACATCCATAAAGAGGAAATAACCTCAATTAATTTAGTTGCTTACTGTCAATTATATTTACCTGCATAATAAACAGAAAGCTGCAGATCAGTTTTGCTTAAATCAGTCATTTTGGAAGTCTCACCGATGTTAATGATCAGGAAACAGAATAACAAGAATCTGTTTTTAACATGTCAGTGTCGTTTGTTTGGTTGTTACTTCTTCTGTTTTCTGCCTTTCTTTTTCTCATCTGGTCTCTTGCGGTTCCTCTTGTTTAGGATGTCACGCAGGCTGCTGGCCATGTAATACGGACGGGACACTGAGCCGTCATTCTTCTCCAGATCAAGCACTGGGAACAGGAGCACaatttttatttacctttatttaaccaaGAAATTAAGAACTCTTGAGATTTTAAAATCTCATTTACAAAAGGgtcctggccaagataggcagcACAATTAGttacacataaaacaaaatacatttgtttacacacactttttttttttacattaataataaagttttttttttttagcaccaaatcatgaattctgaaggattgtgtgaaaattcagctttgtcatcacaagaatacattttaaaatctattaaaatagaaaacaaatattttaaattgtaatatttcataattttttttttacaaaataatgttacattttgaatggtatatgtataattttaagcTGAGAATGTGACAAACAATATTGATTAAATTtgttagcatttaaaaaaaaaaaatctggaaagaATCAAACCATTCATAATAGTTTGTTAAACTTTATtctagtggaaaaaaaaaacacttatttttacaAAACTTTCCCCCATTAAAAGACAACTTTTACTGAACTTCACAGAGTAGACGCAGCATCAAACCGGtctacaaaattacaaaaatggcTTTTATGTTCCTTTTAGaaactgatcttgaaaaactTTCAGATTGATtgccaaaaaactaaacaaatgagAGCAGCACTCTTCCTTTTAAACCAGGCACAGCTACTAAATAACTGCCATACGAACACCTGAAATTCATAGATTCTATCAAAACATGATTATAAGAGAATACACACTGTATCTATTAAGATTCCCCCATTACAATAGCATTTGCCATTAGACTATGACAAAGTTAATATTAAAATCATGTGGACTAAGAAATCAGTCAATCCTTCCACGTGCACATCAATGTACTTCATGAACCCATAAACCAAAAATGACATGAAAACAAAGGCTTGTATAGAAAGAGGAGGAGGATACTGCAAGATAAAGAGAGTAAATATCGAAAATAACTTGCTTTCATCAGTGGTTACCAGAGTATTATCAGACCTTAATTCAATGACTTTACTCCAGAAGACAAAAAATGGTAAAGGCAAGGATAAACAGAATTAtcagcaaaaagaaaaaggaaaaaagcataGGGGAAAGAAATAGAGCAGGAGTCAGTCAGTATTAGCAGACAGAGCAGAGAGAAGATTGCTTCAATAAATGCTATCTGATTCCCAGAAGGCCTTGCTGTGCTGCCGGAGGGATGCAGCGAGCTACAGTACTAGTGCTGTTCTTCACATCCCACTGAGGTGACGGCTTCAGGACACAGCACACTTTTTTCCTGCATGACCAGTTTTGTCAAGTATCCTGTGTAGGCCTGGAGGCATGTAATAGGGTTTGGAAGGACTGCCATCGTTCCTTTCAAGATCTTCACCTGAAGGGTGTCCCGTCAAACCGGATGACGCAAGAATGGAAGAGAAGGAGGAAAGACAGAGTGTTGCCAGGAAAAAGGGAACAAAGAAATAAGAAAGCAGAGTTAGTCAGCAGTCGAGAAGAGGCgaaaagaataaatatataaagatcaCATCAGTGTTTTAATTAGAGAACAGAAGTGATCAAAGTCATGTGCAGAAAAGTAGAGGAAAGGTAAAGACCAGTGGGTGTTTACAGTATTCACCAAGAACAAAATCAGCTGTTTCAGTAGAAAACATCATCATGTTCAGTATTTATTACCAAACACACATATGTGAATAATGCAGATTTAAGAAGGAGTACTTACAGAAGCAGAGGAACAATGTATCTACACACATGGCATAGACGTTAAAGAACCCATGTGCAATCATATAGGATCCAAATATCACAGTCTGTGAATGGAAAAGAGATTAAAAGAgaaattaaattagaataaataagctttccaacATACAAAAATCGATAAACAAACAAGCATAATTTCTAGAACATGAGGAAGCTGTAATGCTTGCACTCACCAGTAGAGGGACCCAATAATAATTTAAGGATGGCACCTCTTCCTGGATTACTGGTATTTGGCGAGTGAAGAAAAAGAAGGCAAGGACACCTGCAGAGACATATTCACAACATCAGCAAACAAAAAGAGCCAGGATGGCGAACAATGTGACATCATTTTTGTGTTTAGAAATTGTGTGCATGTAGGCAGGTCTATGTGATGTCTTGTGTGTGTGGTTAAAGCACCCCAGACTCTATTAGTCTTAATGTTGCCCTGTCTGTATGTCACAGATGAAACGGTCGACTCACCCACACTCCCTGAGATCAGCAGTTTCCCTAAGAACAGCAGGAAGTCAGTCACCTTGTCCAGAACAGCAACTCTAAAGAGAGAAAAATACACACAGAATACTAAATAGATGCTATATATAGTCATATTCCGTCTTGGAGCTGTTACATAAACTAGACGTTTTTATTATTTGTCCAAATATGAGTTGTGCCTGTCAAAGGTGTGGTTCTGCTTCCGaagtagaacacaaaagaaaaacatcgagacaacaaaatgtttcttttatggCATGGAGGAAACATCTGATGAAATTTGACGGTGATAAACCTAATAAAACGCAcgataaaaaaaaagtcacaataactGGAACAAATTCttgaacaagtgtgtgtgtgtgagagagagagtctttGCAGTTCACACCTTGACAATGACATTATAAATGTGGCAGCTGTGCAGACTCTTACCTCATAACGTTCCTCATTAACAGGAAGAAAGCGTCTCGCGCTGAGGCACAGAAATTCTTCCCATATATTGAAATCTGAGGACGAGAATCAAAACGAATAATAAATCTCAATGCACTCCTCTTTTCTGTCAGTCCCTGTCTTGACAACTCAAGTCCCACTTTGGTTTTCATATTTAAACCAATGAAACAATTTAGCAtccacattgaaaatgcatgttGTTATATAACGGTTATGTTCATAATATAAAGTTATGAAATGCTTATACCTTGAAAAAGTGGAGTGACTCACCATAATGTAAGCATTCCTGTTCATAAACCTGATGAAGTGCTCTAGGCACCAGAAACAGCATTTTAGGCAGCACAGCAGGAAGCGGGTACATGCATTATGAGCACCTGCGACAAAGACCGATGGAAAAGCGTtttctacactaccattcaaaagtttgggtcactGTGACCATCACTGATAAGGAAACTTTGTAAAAGGCAAATGTGATTTATACCTTTCAGTTTGTGGTCGAGATACTCAAGAATAATCCGGATAAACTGTACAATGGACAGAATCAAAGCTCCAAACGCAAGAGAGCCTGTGTGATACCTACACATGAAACATAACATTGTAAAGTGATTACAGTGAACATTTAATTCCACTCACAGATGTAATCAATCATCTACAAGCTCCTAAGATCAGAAATGGCAACATACCTTAAAGCCCTGCCAAATGATGAACCCAGCGGGTAAGCTGGGATGTCTGCCGGCTTCCTCAAGGCCCAGTAATACGAGGCAAAAGCCCCGGCGAGGGTGCACTGACCCAGAGCGATGGTGAAATTCACCAGCCAGAGGAAGACCAGCAAATTGCAGAGCTGAAGAACAAAGATATAACGGTGGTACAAACTCTCCCCGCCGTAAAAAGCAAAGGTGCACTGGGAGCCCGGACACAGTGTAGTGACATTGGACTGACTGAAGGTCTGAAACACATCAAAGAGACACCAACATGACACAATTACTAAACTCAGAATGGACTTAATATTCAAATGTAGTACAATGAAAACCTGTACACTGTGTAAACAGGTTCCTGTATCTCGGATGATCACAGTTTAGAGTAGGGTAAGTTCTTACCTCGGGGTCACAGGTGAGGTTGGTATACTTGCAGTTGGGTAGCGTTGACATTACTTTATATACTGCATCACCAGATGATGCCAGGAACCTGAAAGAAGTTGTGGTTAAGGAAAATACAATACAAGCTAGTGAAGTAAAGctaaagtgtgtaatttctgtgctaCCAAATGTAACTGTTAAAATAAAGACTGCTCCTCTTATGTGGAAGCTTGTTTCTAACCACAGAatgaaaaaaatgattaattattaattgtgacTTAAGTCATTCAgactttttacattttcacaagTCAGAGTTTAcatctctcaattcagtttttttttctacctCAGAATGAAAATTGCTATTTTTATCTCACAACTTTTCTCCTCAGAATTGCTCAAAATTCTGTTTAaagatctcacaattctgagtttgtatctcgtaAATCAcagaactgcaagaaaaaaaaagtatttgagatATAAAGTCGGAATTGCATGCTAttcaaaatctgaattgtgagataaaaagtcacaattacctacctgtggcagaaacaaacttccataaatttaaaagaattcaacttcattcagcattcaaattaaattgaaatttggATACACAGCTGTAACAGCCCAGTATGCAATACAGAGAGCCAGAAGCAGGAAGGTGATGATGGGATAGAAAAGTGTTGTCATGATGCAGCCAATCGCCCTgtaaggaagagagagagagatcacattTAGAATACCACTTAACAGCTTTG
Protein-coding sequences here:
- the LOC128018812 gene encoding choline transporter-like protein 5-B isoform X4, giving the protein MARKSAIPPSYYGEPHKFDPTFRGPVRHRGCTDVLCCVIFVIIILGYIVLGTVAWMHGDPRKVVYPTDSHGQFCGQQGTPNAKKAILFYFNILQCANPTVLINLQCPTTQLCVSKCPDRFATYIDMQLHYRRNKSYWEYYKQFCKPDFKNPDKAFSQVLRDEDCPSMIVPSRPFLQRCFPDFITRNGTLTVANQTSFKDGHGEIRSVVDLRDAANGITSLLDAKEVGIKIFEDYASSWFWILIGLVISMLVSLIFILLLRFTAGVLFWMVIFGVIAAVGYGIWHCYWEYSSLQGKPDSDITISDIGFQTDFRVYLQLRQTWFIFMISLAVIEAIVILVLIFLRNRVRIAIALLKEGSKAIGCIMTTLFYPIITFLLLALCIAYWAVTAVFLASSGDAVYKVMSTLPNCKYTNLTCDPETFSQSNVTTLCPGSQCTFAFYGGESLYHRYIFVLQLCNLLVFLWLVNFTIALGQCTLAGAFASYYWALRKPADIPAYPLGSSFGRALRYHTGSLAFGALILSIVQFIRIILEYLDHKLKGAHNACTRFLLCCLKCCFWCLEHFIRFMNRNAYIMISIYGKNFCASARDAFFLLMRNVMRVAVLDKVTDFLLFLGKLLISGSVGVLAFFFFTRQIPVIQEEVPSLNYYWVPLLTVIFGSYMIAHGFFNVYAMCVDTLFLCFCEDLERNDGSPSKPYYMPPGLHRILDKTGHAGKKCAVS